In the genome of Chryseobacterium sp. 52, the window AGCATAACCTATAAGAGATTATTTTCTTCACACAGGTCATGCTAATGATTTAAATATAAATAATCTGTGGGGTTAAAATTTCAACCACAAAAGTCACAAAACCTCTCTACACTTGAGTTTTTTAAGTTTAAAAACTTATACACAATAAGTACACTTAAGCTTTAAAAAATTAAATATTTCTTATTATCCGTGAAACATACCGAGTAGAAATACAGGGACTATGTAAACGGTGAGCATTCCCCTCCCATGGAGGGGTGGCGAAAATTCAAAGAATTTTTGACGGGGTGGTTCCAAAATACAATCACACCATTTAAGTCCTGAAATAAAAAGAACTTTATCCAGCCGGATAAAGTTCTTTCTTAAGATTAATAAAACTTCACGATAAAAAAAAGAAAAGCCAGCTGGACGTCTGGCTTTTCACATGGATGAACTATTCAGTTTAGTTAATGATAAGTTTTTTGATGGTTATTTCGTTTTTTATTTTCAATTTTAACAGATATGCTCCTTTTGTAAAATGTGAAACATTGATAGACTGATCATTATTTAAAATGATGTTCATCTTTCTTCCGTCCATAGCATACATCTCCACATCCGAAACTTTTTCTCCTTTAATAAATACTTTTTCTGAGGCAGGATTCGGATAAACAGAAACCTGACTGTCAATACTTACATCACGTGTTCCCAACGTATTCTGCACAGATGCGTCAGAATATACTTTAGAAGCATCTATTGATCTTACACTCCAGTATACATTCGGAATGGAAGGATCAAGATCCAGGAACCATGATGGTGTGGTCACTACATATTTGGCAAGATTCGCTGCTCCGGGTGTAGAGCCTACTTTAATTTCGTAGCGCAATGCGTTAACTGGTGTTTTATCATCAGATGCACCACTCCATGAGAATTTAAAACGGTTTCCGGTTTTTGTCACATTAAGGACTGCAGGAGGTACAGGTTTCAGATTAACTTCAGTAGAAGTATTTTTGAAAATTTTGGTAAGTGAAGGCATGCCCGGATCTGCCCAATCAAATCCGGCCAATAAAACATCCAGACGGTGGTCATTGTCAAAGTCAAGTAGATTCACAAAACCCGGACCTCCTAAAATATGCAGACCTGTAGGTATATTTTCAGTAAAATTTTGAGTGGAAGGATTGTATAAGAACGTTTTTACTACGGCATCGTTGTTATCATCATTTCCGGAAACAATAAAATCATAATATCCGTCATTATTCAAGTCACCTGTAGTTACAGATGAATCTGCGATCTCAGGGATATTAATCAGGTTTTTATTCAAATGTCCTGTTCCGTCATTCACAAAAACAGCTAGAAATCCTGAATAATTATTATCCTGACCGGTAATTACAATATCCTGATAACCATCAGCATTGAAATCCGCAAAGTCCATTTTACCACTTGTCACAGGGGTCAGATCTTGTGCAAACGTCAAGGTTCCAGCCTGGTTCAGATAGACTTTACCTATCGGAGCATCATTTTGAGCTACCCCAAAAATAACCAGATCCAAAAGGTTATCATTATTAAGATCTATAAACTTAAAGCTTCCGTTCTGTGTTCCGGGCTGCCAGCCTTTAAAAATTTCAAAGTCATTTCCGGTATTTTTATAAAAATCCAGATTATTCACAAAACCGGTTCCCTCTACATATTGAGTTCCGTTGATGGCATAATCCATTTTACCGTCATTGTTGAAATCAAAAGCTTCCAAAGATCCGTAAATCTTTCCGGCAAGATCAGCTTCTTTTATAAAGCCTGTACCTGTGTTCCGAAATCTATAGTGTTTATAGTTTACAATATCATTATAACTTAATCCTGTAGAAATAATATCTAAAAGACCATCATTATTAAAATCCATGAATTTTATATCTCCCAGGTGGGTTGCATCTGCCCCCAGGTCAGCATAAGGAACCAGTGAAGTCCCATTATTCTTGTATACTTCATTGAAAGATGTATCAACATTTCCATCACCATCGCTATCAATCGCTCCATTGATCACTACATCCTGCTTTCCATCATTATCCATATCCGCTGCATCAGCTGATCCGTAATAAAAATTTTTCATATCGGTCTGGATTTCAGTGTAATTCTGAGCCACAAGCCCAATAGGAAGCATGGATAAAAGAATACAAATTCTCTTCATATTATTTTTATTTAGATTAATTAAAAACAAAGGTACGGGATTCGAATTTGCTTTTACAAGAAAGCTTACATGAAATATATCAGTCACTTGGCTCAGCCTATCTCAGAATTTCACCTATTTTAAAATTCATGATTATTAATCAGCCAGTTATTTGTAAATATTTTCCAAAAGATTTGTCTATATAAAAAATTCTTCGTTATTTTGCACTCTCAAATATTATACAAATAAGAACATCGAGATATGTCAAGAATTTGCCAAATAACAGGAAAGCGTGCAATGGTTGGTAACAACGTTTCTCACGCTAATAACAAAACGAAGCGTCGTTTTGAAATTAACTTATTAGAGAAGAAATTTTACCTTCCGGAGCAGGATAAGCACGTAACACTGAAAGTATCAGCTCATGGATTGAGAGTGATTAACAAGATTGGAATCGAGGAAGCTATTGAAAGAGCTACTAGAAACGGATTGATTAAAAAGAATTAATAAATCATGGCAAAAAAAGGAAACAGAGTTCAAGTAATCCTTGAATGTACAGAACACAAAGAAAGTGGTATGCCAGGAATGTCTAGATACATTTCTACTAAAAATAAAAAGAACACTACAGAGAGATTAGAGCTTAAAAAGTATAATCCGGTTCTTAAAAGATCTACCCTTCACAAAGAAATCAAGTAATTTATAAAATATAATTTACCATGGCAAAGAAAGTAGTAGCAACCCTACAAAGCGGTCAGTCAAAGAAAATGACTAAAGTTGTGAAAATGGTTAAGTCATCTAAGTCAGGTGCTTACGTTTTCGAAGAAAAAGTAATGAATGCAGACGAAGTAGACGGTTATTTGAAGAAATAATCTCCACTTTATTTACAATATAAAAAACTACTCAGATTTTGGGTAGTTTTTTTGTTATCTTTGTTCACCAGATTATTAATCAATAAAATATACACAAATATGAAAAAGATTCTTATTCTGGTTTTCACAGAAATTTTTCTATTTTCATTCAGTCAGAAAAAGATGAACAATGTAGAATATAAAAACTCGGCGGAAGTTTTTACCATTAAAGGACTTTCACAATCAACAAGCATTGACTGTGGAAATTCCAAAATGATTCTTCTGTCCGGACAGGTTCCGCTGGATGTTGCAGGCAATCTCGTAGGAAACGACGTCGAGAAGCAGACTCAACAGGTTTTTAAAAACATTGAAAGCATCCTGAAAGAATATGGAGCAACGGGAAAAGATATTGTAAAACTGGGAATCTTTATGACCGATATTTCCAAAACACCAGACTTTAGAAAAATCCGTGACTTGTACATCAACCTTCAAAATCCTCCTGTGAGCAGCCTTGTGGAAGTGAGCCGTCTTTTCAGAAATGACGTACTTATAGAAATTGAGGCTACGGCAGTTATAAAAAACAAATAAGAATGAACTATGAGTTGGTTTAAAAATATTTTCAAAAAAGAAGAAAAAGAAACCTTAGATAAAGGTCTGGAAAAATCCAGCCAGGGTTTCTTTGAAAAAATGACGAAGGCCGTAGTCGGCAAAAGCAAAGTAGATGATGAAGTACTGGATAATCTTGAAGAAATACTGATTGCATCTGATGTAGGCGCATCCACAACCATCAAGATCATAGAAAGAATTGAAGAGCGCGTTGCCCGCGACAAATATGTAGGGGTGAATGAACTGGATGATATTCTTCGTGAAGAGATCTCAGGACTGCTTCTGGAAAATCCCCACGCAGGAACAGGAAATATAGACAGTTCAAAAAAACCATATGTCATTATGGTTGTAGGCGTAAACGGCGTAGGAAAAACCACTACAATAGGAAAACTGGCTCACCAGTTCAAATCCGAAGGGAGAAAAGTGGTCCTGGGGGCTGCAGATACCTTCAGAGCAGCAGCAGTAGACCAGCTGACAATCTGGAGTGAAAGAGTTGGCGTTCCTATCGTTAAGCAGGACATGGGCTCAGATCCTGCTTCTGTTGCATTTGATACCGTACAGAGTGCCGTTGCACAAGGTGCAGATGTAGTGATCATAGATACTGCAGGAAGACTGCACAATAAGATCAACCTGATGAATGAGCTTTCCAAGATTAAAAGAGTAATGCAAAAGGTTATTCCTGATGCCCCTCATGAGATCCTGCTGGTTCTTGACGGTTCTACAGGACAGAATGCATTTGAGCAGGCAAAACAGTTTACAGCAGCTACAGAAGTAAATGCATTAGCAGTAACAAAATTAGACGGAACCGCTAAAGGTGGTGTTGTCATAGGTATATCAGATCAATTCCAGATTCCGGTAAAGTATATAGGGGTAGGCGAAAAAATGCAGGACCTTCAGCTTTTCAATGGTACGGAATTTGTTGACTCATTTTTCAAGAAAAGATGATTTCTATCATGTTTTCCCTTAACTTAGCAAAAGACATCAACACATATTAACAATTTAAAAAAATTTGCAACTATGGGAATTTTAACATGGATCTTATTCGGGCTTATAGCAGGAGCCATCGCAAAAATGATTATGCCGGGTAACCAGGGAGGTGGATGGCTGATCACTATTATTTTAGGGATCGTAGGAGCATTCCTTGGCGGTGCGATAGGAGTTTACATCCTGCACTGGGGAGACGTGACTTCGTTCTGGAATCCAAGAAGCTGGATTCTGGCTATTGGAGGAGCTTTAATCGTTCTCTGGATCTACGGAATGGCGACTAAGAAAAGCTGATACTGGCAGATAAAAAATAAAATCCCGGATCTGAAATTCAGATCCGGGATTTTTGTACAATATAATTTAGTTTAGTTGATCTTGATTTGGTAAGGCATTTCCATTTTCACCTCAGACTTCAGTTTTTCATCTGTGATCTGCTGAAGAATTTCATAGTTAGCTTTTCCTATTTTATTTTTAATGATCCTTGCAGAAATATCTTCCTCGCTCAGGTCTTTAAAAATCTGCTCGAAAGGACTCATTCTTTTAGGATAAGAAGATACGTGGTATGATTTTAATCCTGCTTTCTGAGCGGCAAATTGTACAGCATCATTTAATGTTCCCAATTCATCTACAAGGCCAATCTGCTTAGCACGAACACCACTCCATACTCTTCCTCCTCCTACACTGTCTATCTGCTCAAAAGTCTGTTTTCTGTTCTGTGTAACAAAATGCACAAATCTCTTATATGTTCCTTCTACACTTCTTGTGATCAGATTTACTCCGTAAGGGGTAACGCCATTCAAAGCAGAATAATATTGAGAATTGGCATTGGTAGCAACAATATCTGAGCGTATCCCGTTTTTGTTGGCAATCTCTTTATAATAAGGTATCACACCGAAAACTCCGATAGATCCTGTAAGTGTATTAGGCTCTGAGTAGATTTTATCTGCTGCCATAGCAATATAGTACCCTCCGGAAGCCGCATAATCCCCAAAGGAAACCACTAACGGTTTTTTCTTTTTCAACTGCTGAAGTTCAAATAAAATCTCATCCGAAGCATTAGCACTTCCCCCTGGAGAATTGATTCTGAAAACAACAGCCTTTACTTTATCATCATCCTGAAGTTCTTTGATATACTTCACATATTTTTCAGAAAAGATCTCATTGTATCCGTCACCATTGTTAATTGAGCCTGAAGCATACAATATAGCCACTTTCTCACCAGACTTATCTTCATCTGCATAAGAATTGATATAGCCGGCTAATGATACCTTATTAAGCTTTTCTTTTTCCTTAAGACTCAGCTTCGATTTTATCATCTGGTCATACTCCGTCTTCTGGATCAGTTTATCGGCAAGCTTATATTTTAATCCCAATTCAGGAATCATTCCATATAAACTGTCAACAACTGTTTTAAACTGTGCCGTATCAATTTTTCTTGAAACCGCCATTTTAGTAGACGTATTTTTCCAGATGTCATTTAAAAGCGTACCCAGCTGTTCTTTATTTTCCGGAGAAATATCATTTCTTAAGAATGGTTCTACCGCAGACTTGAATTTCCCATGACGGATCACTTCTATACCAATTCCATATTTATCCGCGAAATCTTTAAAAAATGCAACTTCAGTAGCAAGCCCTTTCAATTCTATCATTCCTGAAGGGTTAAGATAATACTGATCCGCAACAGATCCTAAATAATAGGAAGCCTGCGATACCGCATTTCCGTAAGCATAGACAAATTTCCCACTCTTTTTAAAATCCTGAATAGCATTTCTGATATCATCAATCTGTGTCATTCCGGCATGCAGATCATCAGCTTCAATACTTATTCCTTTAATATTATCATCAGTCTTCGCTTTCCTGATCGCCTCCAATACATCATACAGCAAAACACTCTTGCTTTTGTCACTGATATTGAACAGTCCCACTTCTTCCTCGGTAGGGCTATCTATTATATTGGTCTTTAAATTAATCGTCAGAACAGAATTGTTCTTCACTGCAACAGATTTGTCATTTCCCATGGAACTGAACACAATCATCATAATGAAAAAGACGAAAAATACGGCACATAATAGGACAATTGCCACTATATTTGCCAATACGTTTTTAAAGAAACTTCTCATAAATCAATCAATTTTCCAATATGTCGCAGCATAAGGCCGTTTTGTTACTAGGAAGTAACCTGGGAGATCAA includes:
- a CDS encoding T9SS type A sorting domain-containing protein, which gives rise to MKRICILLSMLPIGLVAQNYTEIQTDMKNFYYGSADAADMDNDGKQDVVINGAIDSDGDGNVDTSFNEVYKNNGTSLVPYADLGADATHLGDIKFMDFNNDGLLDIISTGLSYNDIVNYKHYRFRNTGTGFIKEADLAGKIYGSLEAFDFNNDGKMDYAINGTQYVEGTGFVNNLDFYKNTGNDFEIFKGWQPGTQNGSFKFIDLNNDNLLDLVIFGVAQNDAPIGKVYLNQAGTLTFAQDLTPVTSGKMDFADFNADGYQDIVITGQDNNYSGFLAVFVNDGTGHLNKNLINIPEIADSSVTTGDLNNDGYYDFIVSGNDDNNDAVVKTFLYNPSTQNFTENIPTGLHILGGPGFVNLLDFDNDHRLDVLLAGFDWADPGMPSLTKIFKNTSTEVNLKPVPPAVLNVTKTGNRFKFSWSGASDDKTPVNALRYEIKVGSTPGAANLAKYVVTTPSWFLDLDPSIPNVYWSVRSIDASKVYSDASVQNTLGTRDVSIDSQVSVYPNPASEKVFIKGEKVSDVEMYAMDGRKMNIILNNDQSINVSHFTKGAYLLKLKIKNEITIKKLIIN
- the rpmB gene encoding 50S ribosomal protein L28, whose product is MSRICQITGKRAMVGNNVSHANNKTKRRFEINLLEKKFYLPEQDKHVTLKVSAHGLRVINKIGIEEAIERATRNGLIKKN
- the rpmG gene encoding 50S ribosomal protein L33 translates to MAKKGNRVQVILECTEHKESGMPGMSRYISTKNKKNTTERLELKKYNPVLKRSTLHKEIK
- a CDS encoding DUF4295 domain-containing protein — translated: MAKKVVATLQSGQSKKMTKVVKMVKSSKSGAYVFEEKVMNADEVDGYLKK
- a CDS encoding RidA family protein — its product is MKKILILVFTEIFLFSFSQKKMNNVEYKNSAEVFTIKGLSQSTSIDCGNSKMILLSGQVPLDVAGNLVGNDVEKQTQQVFKNIESILKEYGATGKDIVKLGIFMTDISKTPDFRKIRDLYINLQNPPVSSLVEVSRLFRNDVLIEIEATAVIKNK
- the ftsY gene encoding signal recognition particle-docking protein FtsY; translation: MSWFKNIFKKEEKETLDKGLEKSSQGFFEKMTKAVVGKSKVDDEVLDNLEEILIASDVGASTTIKIIERIEERVARDKYVGVNELDDILREEISGLLLENPHAGTGNIDSSKKPYVIMVVGVNGVGKTTTIGKLAHQFKSEGRKVVLGAADTFRAAAVDQLTIWSERVGVPIVKQDMGSDPASVAFDTVQSAVAQGADVVIIDTAGRLHNKINLMNELSKIKRVMQKVIPDAPHEILLVLDGSTGQNAFEQAKQFTAATEVNALAVTKLDGTAKGGVVIGISDQFQIPVKYIGVGEKMQDLQLFNGTEFVDSFFKKR
- a CDS encoding GlsB/YeaQ/YmgE family stress response membrane protein, with protein sequence MGILTWILFGLIAGAIAKMIMPGNQGGGWLITIILGIVGAFLGGAIGVYILHWGDVTSFWNPRSWILAIGGALIVLWIYGMATKKS
- the sppA gene encoding signal peptide peptidase SppA, yielding MRSFFKNVLANIVAIVLLCAVFFVFFIMMIVFSSMGNDKSVAVKNNSVLTINLKTNIIDSPTEEEVGLFNISDKSKSVLLYDVLEAIRKAKTDDNIKGISIEADDLHAGMTQIDDIRNAIQDFKKSGKFVYAYGNAVSQASYYLGSVADQYYLNPSGMIELKGLATEVAFFKDFADKYGIGIEVIRHGKFKSAVEPFLRNDISPENKEQLGTLLNDIWKNTSTKMAVSRKIDTAQFKTVVDSLYGMIPELGLKYKLADKLIQKTEYDQMIKSKLSLKEKEKLNKVSLAGYINSYADEDKSGEKVAILYASGSINNGDGYNEIFSEKYVKYIKELQDDDKVKAVVFRINSPGGSANASDEILFELQQLKKKKPLVVSFGDYAASGGYYIAMAADKIYSEPNTLTGSIGVFGVIPYYKEIANKNGIRSDIVATNANSQYYSALNGVTPYGVNLITRSVEGTYKRFVHFVTQNRKQTFEQIDSVGGGRVWSGVRAKQIGLVDELGTLNDAVQFAAQKAGLKSYHVSSYPKRMSPFEQIFKDLSEEDISARIIKNKIGKANYEILQQITDEKLKSEVKMEMPYQIKIN